In Collimonas arenae, a single genomic region encodes these proteins:
- a CDS encoding tetratricopeptide repeat protein — MPGSAQLESLGVLAKQGRQTHALEELQTWARQGSAVAQRELALAYADQAAHAKDAVFWFTKAAQGGDKEAAYVLAGAYYNGKLELDKNPEFAVQWYKKAAAQDDERAQLMLSRMAKYGEGMQKDLAQSVSWLQQASANGNAQAMFLLSNAYEAGDGVQRDLTMARSWLEKSAQGDFPPALQSLALAMDTGGSTTESNPERSYHLLKEATEERRMHWDKAQ; from the coding sequence ATGCCAGGCAGCGCGCAGCTGGAAAGCCTCGGCGTGCTGGCCAAACAAGGTCGGCAGACGCATGCGCTTGAAGAGCTCCAGACATGGGCCAGGCAAGGCTCCGCGGTAGCGCAGCGAGAACTGGCGCTAGCCTATGCAGACCAGGCCGCACATGCGAAGGACGCCGTGTTCTGGTTCACAAAAGCGGCGCAGGGCGGTGATAAGGAAGCGGCTTATGTGCTTGCCGGCGCCTACTATAACGGCAAGCTGGAGCTGGACAAAAATCCGGAGTTCGCCGTGCAATGGTACAAAAAGGCGGCAGCGCAAGATGACGAAAGGGCGCAGTTGATGTTGTCGCGCATGGCCAAGTATGGCGAGGGTATGCAAAAAGACTTGGCGCAATCGGTGTCCTGGCTGCAGCAAGCCAGCGCCAATGGCAATGCGCAGGCGATGTTCCTGCTCTCGAACGCGTATGAGGCTGGCGACGGCGTACAACGCGATCTGACGATGGCGCGCAGCTGGCTTGAAAAATCCGCGCAAGGCGATTTCCCTCCGGCCCTGCAGTCATTGGCGCTGGCGATGGATACAGGTGGATCGACGACGGAGAGCAATCCGGAGCGCTCCTACCACTTGCTCAAGGAGGCGACTGAAGAGCGGCGGATGCACTGGGATAAGGCCCAATGA
- a CDS encoding FAD-dependent oxidoreductase, whose product MDRVVAAIGLASRLELACKAGLFVGRGIVTNAWLYTSAYDVYALGDCEEVNGLVPPIDLTSQWEAAEKLQEEGAFKGMRAVYTNGKEEICGFALMGNCIKEKGAMLKTLEPWWLEVLWLTLPATVDAQCRQPVYHSAKPSLAVCSALAAQIR is encoded by the coding sequence ATCGACCGCGTCGTAGCGGCCATCGGCCTGGCATCCCGGCTGGAGTTGGCGTGCAAGGCCGGATTGTTTGTCGGCCGCGGGATTGTCACCAACGCCTGGCTCTACACCAGCGCTTATGATGTCTATGCCTTGGGTGATTGTGAGGAAGTCAACGGCTTGGTGCCGCCGATAGATTTGACCAGCCAATGGGAAGCGGCGGAGAAGCTGCAGGAAGAGGGCGCGTTCAAGGGTATGCGGGCGGTGTACACCAATGGCAAGGAGGAAATATGCGGCTTTGCGCTGATGGGCAATTGCATCAAAGAGAAAGGCGCCATGCTGAAAACGCTGGAACCATGGTGGCTTGAAGTACTTTGGTTGACATTACCGGCTACCGTCGATGCGCAATGCCGGCAGCCGGTTTACCATTCGGCCAAGCCGTCTCTGGCAGTTTGTTCTGCCTTGGCGGCGCAGATACGATAA
- a CDS encoding phosphate/phosphite/phosphonate ABC transporter substrate-binding protein yields MICALPMYPFPEDHLRIFWSTLRQTLQRTGIHDVPLTLDQPDDLLQHWQRNDLLLSQSCGFPVSTLLRGKVQVLGAFHFDVPGCQQSAYSSSLLVRKEDCNKPLAGFRDAVAVCNERHSQSGYHALRSAVAPLAVDGRFFSRVLFSGAHRRSAQMIASGEADIAAIDCVSAFLLRQQEPATFDRLASIDFTSPMPGLPLITSQATPAAAVAQLRQALATCSRMPELTQTLQAMRISGFSALDQEDYRICAAKAEQTARDGLAEW; encoded by the coding sequence ATGATCTGCGCGCTGCCGATGTATCCGTTTCCAGAGGATCACTTGCGTATCTTCTGGAGCACATTGAGGCAGACGTTACAACGCACCGGCATACATGATGTGCCGCTGACGCTCGACCAGCCCGACGATCTGCTGCAGCACTGGCAGCGCAACGATTTGCTGCTGAGCCAGTCTTGCGGCTTTCCCGTTTCCACCTTGCTACGCGGCAAGGTGCAGGTCCTCGGCGCTTTTCATTTCGATGTACCAGGCTGCCAGCAAAGCGCTTACAGCAGCAGCCTGCTGGTGCGCAAAGAAGACTGCAACAAGCCGCTGGCCGGGTTTCGCGACGCGGTTGCCGTCTGCAATGAGCGGCATTCGCAATCCGGATATCACGCACTGCGTAGCGCGGTTGCGCCGCTAGCGGTCGATGGACGATTTTTTTCAAGAGTGCTGTTTAGCGGTGCGCATCGCCGTTCAGCGCAAATGATCGCTAGCGGCGAAGCAGATATTGCAGCTATCGATTGCGTCAGCGCCTTTCTGCTGCGTCAGCAAGAACCGGCTACTTTCGACCGGCTTGCCTCTATCGACTTCACCAGCCCGATGCCCGGCTTGCCTCTGATTACCTCTCAGGCCACGCCGGCCGCCGCTGTGGCGCAACTGCGCCAGGCGCTGGCGACCTGTAGCCGGATGCCGGAACTGACGCAAACTCTCCAAGCGATGCGTATCAGCGGCTTTTCCGCCCTCGATCAAGAGGATTATCGTATCTGCGCCGCCAAGGCAGAACAAACTGCCAGAGACGGCTTGGCCGAATGGTAA
- a CDS encoding ABC transporter permease, translating to MSLASQLRSSLGRHRWLAISSLLLAGLTFGMPLAAPLFRAVFPDLERPLYMQESFFGLVLAHLYIVSISGGIAVLAGIGAGLLVTRPAGKAFRSLLETVLAISQSFPPVAVLAVAVPLVGFGETPALIALVMYGILPIAQGAMTGLSSIPQPILEVARGIGMSRAQILWRVELPLAAPVILAGVRTSMVINIGTAAIASTVGAKTLGLPIIVGLSGFNTAYVIQGALLVGLQAIVADQLFELLAQKLSPQSDNRVQSRSSA from the coding sequence ATGAGCCTGGCCAGCCAACTACGTAGCAGCCTGGGGCGCCATCGCTGGCTCGCCATAAGCAGCCTGCTGCTGGCCGGCCTTACCTTTGGCATGCCGTTGGCTGCCCCGCTGTTTCGCGCTGTTTTCCCGGATCTGGAGCGGCCGCTTTACATGCAAGAATCCTTTTTCGGACTGGTGCTGGCCCATCTGTACATTGTGTCGATATCAGGCGGCATCGCTGTGCTGGCAGGTATTGGCGCCGGATTGCTGGTGACCCGGCCTGCAGGAAAGGCGTTCCGTTCCCTGCTTGAAACGGTGCTGGCCATCAGCCAGTCGTTCCCGCCAGTGGCGGTGCTAGCAGTGGCGGTGCCATTGGTCGGTTTTGGCGAGACTCCCGCACTGATAGCGCTGGTCATGTATGGCATCTTGCCGATTGCGCAAGGCGCCATGACGGGCCTGTCCTCGATTCCCCAACCGATCCTGGAAGTGGCGCGCGGCATCGGCATGAGCCGCGCCCAGATTTTGTGGCGAGTGGAGTTGCCGCTGGCGGCGCCGGTGATACTGGCCGGGGTACGGACCTCGATGGTGATCAATATCGGCACAGCGGCGATTGCTTCCACTGTGGGCGCCAAAACGCTGGGCTTGCCGATTATCGTCGGCCTCAGCGGCTTCAATACCGCTTATGTGATCCAGGGCGCGCTGCTGGTCGGGTTGCAGGCCATTGTCGCCGACCAGTTATTCGAATTGCTGGCGCAAAAGTTGTCTCCACAGTCGGACAATCGTGTACAAAGCAGGAGCAGTGCATGA
- a CDS encoding ABC transporter ATP-binding protein → MIEIDNICKSFDGRAAVSEMSLTIKAGELIVLIGSSGSGKSTFLKLLNRLLEPDSGNIQLHGKDIADYSPEQLRRRIGYAIQSVGLFPHWTVEQNIAAVPTLLKWPKARIRERVSELLSLLHLPPEVFLQRYPHQLSGGQQQRVGVARALAADPEVLLMDEPFGALDPVTRASLQQELASIHAMSGKTIVLVTHDIDEALALGERIVLMDQGRIAQQGTPRDFLLAPASDFVRGFVGQSDVGIRLLGLDKVADRVRAGDTIAGEPIRSNDTLREALSAFITRKVDILPVVDEHGQSAGVLHFSDLLGAPT, encoded by the coding sequence ATGATTGAAATCGACAACATCTGCAAATCCTTCGACGGCCGTGCGGCAGTCAGCGAAATGTCGCTGACGATCAAGGCCGGTGAACTGATAGTGTTGATCGGTAGCTCAGGCTCCGGCAAATCCACCTTTCTGAAATTGCTTAACCGTCTGTTGGAACCCGATAGCGGCAACATCCAGTTGCATGGAAAAGACATTGCCGACTATTCGCCGGAGCAGCTGCGGCGGCGTATCGGCTACGCGATCCAGTCGGTCGGCTTGTTTCCGCACTGGACCGTGGAACAGAATATCGCCGCCGTACCGACTTTGCTGAAATGGCCAAAAGCACGGATCCGGGAACGTGTGAGCGAACTGCTGTCGCTGCTCCATCTGCCGCCGGAGGTGTTTCTTCAGCGCTATCCACACCAGCTCTCCGGCGGCCAGCAGCAAAGAGTCGGCGTTGCGCGCGCATTGGCGGCGGATCCGGAAGTGTTGTTGATGGACGAGCCGTTCGGCGCGCTGGATCCGGTCACCCGCGCCAGTTTGCAGCAGGAACTTGCCAGCATCCACGCCATGTCAGGCAAGACCATTGTGCTTGTCACCCACGATATCGACGAAGCGCTGGCATTGGGCGAACGGATTGTATTGATGGATCAGGGCCGGATTGCGCAACAAGGAACGCCACGTGATTTCCTGCTCGCCCCCGCCAGCGATTTTGTGCGCGGTTTTGTCGGCCAGAGCGATGTCGGTATCCGCTTGCTTGGATTGGACAAGGTCGCAGACCGCGTTCGCGCTGGAGATACCATCGCCGGCGAGCCGATTCGCAGCAACGACACTTTGCGCGAAGCGCTGTCCGCTTTCATTACCCGCAAGGTAGACATCCTGCCGGTCGTGGATGAACATGGCCAGTCCGCAGGCGTACTGCATTTCTCCGACTTGCTGGGCGCACCGACATGA
- a CDS encoding ABC transporter permease has translation MTAERLANLPPRSVKLAPSSIKLQNPVHLLLAALAVLAAVTLPLLTFAPNRLLSGHGIYLGELFSRPGPNWLLAIPALPLLAAPWLRANRISRILLVISVALFSAGLLAVAGQEAQLRSGGADSLARVSFGGAFWVLALTAWLQLTEALRGLSLPVPARVAVVMTAALPAAGLLLTGQSDSLSLLKEYHNHLDTFDLALLRHLQLVFFSVLPAILIGTTLGVLSFRSRRLHKLLFPVLNVIQTIPSIAMFGLLIGPLTLLGVLLPGSGISGIGMSPALLALVLYSLLPMTRSALAGLEQVPASVREAARGIGMSPSQLFFKVELPLALPVFLNGVRVTTVQAVGLVEVAALIGAGGFGTLMFQGMASSALDLVLLGVIPVVLLAIAVDTAFKVVISLLVRKIDD, from the coding sequence ATGACGGCGGAGCGCCTTGCAAACCTGCCGCCGCGGTCTGTCAAACTGGCGCCATCGTCCATCAAGCTGCAAAACCCTGTACATCTGCTGCTCGCGGCGTTGGCGGTGCTCGCCGCCGTGACCCTGCCGCTGCTCACGTTTGCCCCTAACCGCCTGCTCAGCGGCCACGGTATATATCTAGGCGAGCTGTTCAGCCGCCCTGGGCCAAATTGGCTGCTGGCGATTCCGGCGCTGCCCTTGCTAGCCGCGCCCTGGTTGCGCGCTAATCGCATAAGCCGGATATTGCTGGTGATTTCAGTGGCGTTGTTCAGCGCCGGCTTGCTGGCAGTGGCCGGCCAGGAAGCCCAGCTGCGTAGCGGCGGCGCCGATTCGCTGGCGCGGGTTTCGTTTGGCGGCGCTTTCTGGGTCCTTGCCCTGACTGCCTGGCTGCAACTGACCGAAGCATTGCGCGGCCTGTCGCTTCCCGTGCCGGCCCGGGTCGCGGTGGTCATGACGGCGGCGTTGCCTGCCGCCGGTTTGCTGCTGACGGGCCAATCGGACAGCCTTTCTCTGCTCAAGGAATATCACAACCATCTGGACACCTTCGACCTGGCTCTGTTGCGCCATTTGCAACTGGTGTTCTTTTCGGTGCTGCCTGCAATCCTGATCGGCACAACCCTCGGCGTCTTGTCGTTCCGCAGCCGACGTCTGCACAAGTTATTGTTTCCAGTCTTGAATGTGATACAGACCATCCCATCGATTGCGATGTTCGGCCTGTTGATCGGGCCGCTGACCTTGCTCGGCGTCTTGCTGCCAGGCTCCGGGATTAGCGGGATCGGTATGTCGCCGGCATTGCTGGCGCTGGTGCTGTACTCGCTGCTGCCGATGACCCGTAGCGCCCTGGCCGGGCTGGAACAGGTGCCGGCTTCGGTGCGCGAAGCTGCGCGCGGCATCGGCATGTCGCCATCGCAACTTTTTTTCAAGGTCGAGCTGCCGCTGGCCCTGCCGGTATTCCTGAACGGCGTCCGCGTCACCACTGTGCAGGCCGTGGGACTAGTGGAAGTGGCGGCGCTGATCGGCGCCGGCGGCTTCGGCACGCTGATGTTTCAAGGCATGGCCAGCAGCGCGCTGGATCTGGTGCTGCTAGGCGTGATTCCGGTCGTTTTGTTGGCAATTGCCGTCGATACTGCCTTCAAGGTGGTAATTTCATTGTTAGTCAGGAAAATCGATGATTGA
- the osmF gene encoding glycine betaine ABC transporter substrate-binding protein OsmF codes for MNQFIRQLTAVLTFTLFTSLLACNAQAADPIRVGSKIDTEGALLGNMIQLVLEANGIKTVNRQQLGTTKVVRGALLAGDIDIYPEYTGNGAFFFSDGNNPAWKNAGNGYQLVKKLDFDKNHVVWLTPSPANNTWLIAIRKEIAQANKLKTMADLGRWISQGGKIKLAASAEFIERPDALPAFEGAYGFKLKQDQLLTLAGGDTAATIKAAAEQTSGVNAAMVYGTDGAVAALDLVTLDDVKAVQPVYAPTPVIRSDALTRQPKIAELLKPVFNSLDSVTLQKLNAGIAIEGRDARKIAGDYLRSKGFIK; via the coding sequence ATGAACCAGTTCATCCGCCAGCTGACCGCCGTTCTCACATTTACATTGTTCACTTCCTTGCTGGCCTGCAACGCGCAGGCGGCCGATCCGATCCGGGTAGGCTCCAAGATCGACACTGAAGGCGCGCTGCTGGGCAACATGATCCAGCTGGTGCTCGAAGCAAACGGCATCAAGACAGTCAATCGACAACAACTGGGCACCACCAAGGTCGTGCGTGGCGCATTGCTGGCAGGCGACATCGATATTTATCCGGAATACACCGGCAACGGCGCTTTTTTCTTTTCCGATGGTAACAACCCGGCCTGGAAGAATGCCGGCAACGGCTATCAGCTGGTAAAAAAGCTGGATTTCGACAAAAACCACGTGGTCTGGCTGACGCCTTCGCCAGCCAACAATACCTGGCTGATTGCGATCCGCAAGGAAATCGCGCAGGCGAACAAGCTCAAAACCATGGCGGACCTGGGGCGCTGGATCAGCCAGGGCGGCAAGATCAAGCTGGCGGCTTCGGCAGAATTCATCGAGCGCCCGGATGCTTTGCCGGCCTTTGAAGGCGCTTACGGTTTCAAGCTGAAGCAGGACCAGTTGCTGACTCTCGCTGGCGGCGATACAGCCGCCACCATCAAGGCCGCTGCGGAACAGACTTCCGGCGTCAACGCTGCGATGGTCTACGGCACAGATGGCGCGGTGGCGGCGCTGGATCTGGTTACGCTGGATGACGTCAAGGCGGTGCAGCCGGTCTATGCGCCGACTCCGGTAATACGTAGCGATGCGCTGACGAGGCAGCCCAAGATCGCCGAGCTGCTGAAACCGGTCTTCAACTCGCTCGATAGCGTGACCCTGCAAAAACTCAACGCTGGCATCGCCATCGAGGGCCGCGACGCCCGCAAAATCGCTGGTGACTATCTGCGCAGCAAAGGCTTTATTAAATGA
- a CDS encoding fatty acid desaturase: MYSFFQSAAARLPVHTGPNTATAGNNLFPAAAWWSRLELPTWGLIFIIYGGWLVCVLHWQALGPWLGTPLLIILTAWYMSLQHELIHGHPTANTRFNALLGQLPLAVWYPYAVYRDSHLGHHHNETLTLPGVDPETYYVSQMLPPHSDRRLQWRRFRNTSAGRLLIGPAYAWSQTIRTAWLSRNRKTAITWGGHAFLLAGMLAFLQRAGISPFFYVLMIAYPALSLTMVRSLFEHRAETAEHARSVINEAAWPWRLLFLNLNYHLVHHLHPRLPWFHLRLAYLAKRDSYLEQSEGFVEHGYLPLLWRYRNTPVIADVHPFA; this comes from the coding sequence ATGTACTCTTTCTTCCAGAGCGCGGCTGCGCGTCTGCCTGTCCACACCGGTCCGAATACCGCTACCGCCGGAAACAACCTATTTCCAGCCGCAGCCTGGTGGTCGCGGCTAGAGCTGCCGACATGGGGATTGATCTTCATAATCTACGGCGGCTGGCTAGTTTGCGTGCTGCATTGGCAGGCGCTTGGTCCCTGGCTGGGAACACCTCTGCTCATTATCCTGACTGCCTGGTACATGTCGCTGCAACATGAGCTGATTCACGGCCATCCGACAGCCAACACGCGCTTCAACGCCCTGCTTGGCCAGTTGCCGCTGGCAGTGTGGTATCCGTATGCGGTATACCGCGACAGCCATCTCGGTCATCACCATAACGAGACCCTGACGCTGCCTGGCGTCGATCCGGAAACCTATTATGTGTCTCAAATGCTGCCACCCCATAGCGACCGCCGCTTGCAATGGCGACGTTTTCGCAACACGTCGGCTGGCCGCCTGCTGATCGGTCCGGCATATGCGTGGTCGCAAACCATTCGTACAGCCTGGCTGTCGCGCAACCGTAAAACCGCAATTACCTGGGGCGGCCACGCCTTCTTGCTGGCCGGGATGCTGGCATTTCTTCAGCGTGCAGGCATATCGCCATTCTTCTATGTACTGATGATTGCCTACCCGGCGTTAAGCCTGACCATGGTGCGCTCCTTGTTTGAACATCGGGCGGAGACCGCCGAACATGCGCGCTCCGTCATCAACGAGGCGGCATGGCCATGGCGCCTATTATTTCTGAATCTGAATTATCATCTGGTACATCACCTTCATCCCCGACTGCCCTGGTTTCATCTGCGGCTAGCCTACCTGGCCAAACGCGATAGTTACCTGGAGCAGTCCGAAGGGTTCGTCGAACACGGTTATCTGCCTTTGCTGTGGCGCTATCGCAACACGCCGGTGATTGCCGATGTTCACCCGTTTGCCTGA
- a CDS encoding uracil-DNA glycosylase family protein, whose amino-acid sequence MLKDVHQCDVCAEFLPLGPNPVLQAHPAARILIAGQAPGKKVHLSGVPFDDASGDRLRDWMGIDREVFYDEKMLAILPMGFCYPGTGKSGDLPPRPECAPKWRARILSQLAHVELTLVIGQYALAYHFPDKYSSLTEAVQDWPNRAKDIMVLPHPSPRNNLWVKRNPWFETELIPVLQQRITRILQANI is encoded by the coding sequence TTGCTGAAAGACGTCCATCAATGCGATGTCTGCGCCGAATTCCTGCCGCTCGGCCCCAATCCGGTGCTTCAGGCGCATCCGGCTGCGCGGATCCTCATTGCTGGCCAGGCTCCTGGTAAAAAGGTGCATTTGTCAGGCGTACCCTTCGACGACGCCAGTGGCGACAGGCTGCGCGACTGGATGGGGATCGACAGAGAGGTTTTTTATGATGAAAAAATGTTGGCCATCTTGCCTATGGGGTTTTGCTACCCTGGCACTGGAAAGTCCGGAGATTTACCGCCTCGTCCCGAATGCGCGCCAAAATGGCGGGCCAGGATCCTGTCTCAGCTGGCGCATGTCGAGCTGACCCTGGTGATCGGCCAGTACGCGCTGGCCTACCATTTCCCTGATAAATACAGCTCTCTTACCGAAGCCGTCCAAGATTGGCCGAATCGAGCGAAGGACATCATGGTGCTGCCGCATCCGAGTCCGCGGAACAATCTGTGGGTCAAACGTAATCCGTGGTTTGAAACCGAATTGATACCGGTCTTGCAACAACGCATTACCCGGATCTTGCAGGCCAATATCTGA